In the Gorilla gorilla gorilla isolate KB3781 chromosome 1, NHGRI_mGorGor1-v2.1_pri, whole genome shotgun sequence genome, GAATACAGAAGTCTCGAATTAGCTCTTAATTTCTAAAAACACAAGGAAACAGTCAAGAGCATACGTCACTTAACAGATTTGGTTTAAAGATCAGAAAATTTTATTAGTGGCTCACCTATCACCCGGTTACAATCCtgtgttctctttttttatgGACAGTTTCATGAATGCGTGTGTCATCTCTGTGCAGGGGGTCATGCTAATCTCTGTATCTTTCCAATTTTATTGTATATGCTGCCAAAGTGAGCTCCCTGCATTCTTTTTCTGCTATCTCGACAAGCATACGTAACAAGAAACCCATACTGAACATGCCTAGCTTCTAGTAGAGCACAGGATATAATCTTTTTTGGTCGCTTTAACTGCAGAGCACAGCCCATATGCCGTCACTGAACCAGATTCACCCGGAGAGTAAACTATCCGCAGAGGGTAGGGCACTAGAGAATGCTTCAGAAACTCTTTCAAGGCCCAGAAGTGCTGAATCCACTGTACTGAATGATACCCCAGTGGCCTGAAAGAATTATTGTAGCTTTTTAAAGTGACTCATTCACTCCCAGGGGGTCATCTGGACTCAGGGAAAATCTGTCTAACTGATTATTAGTGATTTGGTAATTGGATGGTAGTGATGGGCTTCTGATAACCTAGAGATTTGCTTTAGCTTCACTGGCAAAGGACTGTTTTCTTTGGAGTCAAAGATTACACtgcctctttgtgtgtgtgtgtgtgtgtgtgtgtgtgtgtgtgtgtgtgtgtgtgtgtgtgtgctgggggggGATGAGGGAATGCATACAAGAGGACTGCTTCTTTGAACCTGAATCTACCAGTCCCAGTTCTGCCATTCAGTAGCTGGATAATCTTGGGCAGATTACATtcccttctgcctcagtttcttcatatgtaaaaagAGGTAGGGTCAAATGATCTCAGTGATGTCTTCTAGCTCTGAAAAACCTTGTGATTTCTAGGCAATGAGTATCTTTTGATGCACATCTGTTGTCGCAAAAGCTACAAGTTTCAGAGTATTAATTTCATCTTTCTCAAGCCATTATTTTGGATGAAGACCAGAATTGTCCTTTACAAGTgtgttaaaaaaacaaagcagcTCACTTATATGTGTCCTCTAGCCCTTTTCCCTTTCATCTTCCAGCTCTGAAATTCCACGGTTTCTGTGAGAGTTGGGGAgttgtaatttcttctttttcattccaaTCTTTTGAATGAAAACCAGAATACCTTTTTTTGCACCTTGTAGAtgtatagaaaaacaaaacaacctacCAAATTTCCTGGCCCTTCTGTTCCCTTAACTAGTAAACaaatgaaattctctttttttcctatgtGGTAGAGAGTGTAATTTGTCCTGAGAGAGTGAGCAAGaggtaggccgggtgcggtggctcatgcctataatcccagcactttgggaggccgaggcaggcggatcacaaggtcaggagaccaagaccatcctggctaacacggtgaaacaccgtctctactaaaaatacaaaaaattagccggcgtggtggcgggcacctgtagtcccagctactcaggaggctgaggcaggagaatggcgtgaacccaagaggcggagcttgcaatgagccgagatcgcaccactgcactccaacctgggcgacaaagcaagactccgtctcaaaaaaaaaaaaaaaaaaaaaaagagagtgagcaAGAGGTCATTTCAAAATTGCCTAATTAGAAGCAAATATGTGAGTTTTCATCTTTGGGTTTTAGAGGTATAAAAAATCTGTCCGATAAGTATATCACTTGATAGGTAATTTGCTGTGCAGTTACCAAGAAAAGGACagatatttaatgaataaaacaGGCACAAtggctcctgtctgtaatcccagcacttcaggaggccaaggcaggaggattgcttgagcctaggagtttgagactagcctgggcagcagagtgagacccctgtctctacaaaaataattaaaatcaaattgAATAAAAAAGAGCATTTATCTTCccaaatggtattttaaaattacaacctTTACAGAAAGATAGGGTGGGGACTCAGGCTGTGGGTTTCAAGGATGTCTTATAGGCCACGCCAGGAGGAAGAGACCTTTTTCCGGAGTTATTATCCTTAATTGTAGCAGGTAGGCAACGCCAATGGATGGCTGATAAAACCTCCTCTAGAGCAGCAAGGTTTCCTGAATTGCAGGTCATGCCTCATTACTGGGCCGTGAAATCAATTTAGTGAGTCGTgaccagaatttttttaaaaacataaaataaattagactAAAGTAGAATAGATAGAAAATATCAGAGTGCGTGGCTTGTAGGTTATGTACTATCTGGTGAAACTTTGGTttagttgtgtgtatgtgtttgtatgtttgtgcatctctgtgtgtgtgcgccCGTGTGATGTGTTTGGTACACTATGTCCTGCCGTAAAATACATTTCCTACTGTGGgtcatgattaaaaaaattgaaagccacAGCCCTAGAGATGTCTCAATCCTGGCTTCAAATGAGTTGGTTTGCTTTCTGACAAagtaaatttataaatgaaaggaaaaggaattcTTCCAAATGTCAATAGTCGCCTCCCAACTCTCTACTGAAACTATCCTTAAGTTTTTCTGAATTCTACTCTTTGTTCACTGAAAAATACTTGAATCACTCCTGGTCAAAGTAAGCCCAAGGCAAACTGTGAAGTGGGTCAAAATTATCTTTCTCTTCTGGGAACATCTCCCACCCCTTGTAGACGACCCTCGTGTTTgtacttttttcccttttccttttttcgtATTCTATGAAAGACTGATAAATGCATTAAACAACACCATAATTGATTGAAAAATGCTTTTATATGCCCCATTCTCAAAGATATTTATGTTTTAGCCAAATATTTAACCTCATGCTATATAAAGAAGCTCACTGTAAAATTTATCCGcagaggagggaaaagagaggaATAGTGGAAAAAGCAAGTTTTCCCAGCCTTCTTAATGCCTTACAGCTGCTAGCTGTATTTACTTCatcatgtttccttttttacatgaaaataatatgcattatttctttccttgttgatttgtaaaatatatttttattctctgcggctgtctttattttttaaaataattatttatgaaaCTGTCTTATTATAAACTCTGAGAGGAAACATgttcttttattcaacattgtatttacCTTATACCCAACTTACCCCCTGGCCAATTTTAGGTCCTTAATTAGTACTGATTAATAACTGTTAATTGTAATAAAATCATACTACTCTATAACACATGTAATAGTTTTTGCCAATGTTAACCTAAGAGactataattccatgtttttgatcctaaatataaaaattatgtagaTTCTGCACATTTTTCATAAAACAACAGTGATaacatcaatttatttatttatttatttttgagatggagtttcgctcttgtcacccaggctggagtgcaatggcaagatcttggctcaccgcaacctccgcctcccaggttcaagcgattctgtctcagcctccctagaagctgggattacaggcatgtgccaccaagtctggctaatttttttgtatttttagtagagacggggtttctccatattggtcaggctggtctcgtactcctgacctcaggtgatccacctgcctcggcctcccaaagtgctgggattacaggcatgagccactgcacctggccccaataATATCAATTTAAAACAGCACCACACTTTACTGAGTATGCAGTATATGCCAGACTCCCGGTACTGGGTGCTTTATCCACatattctcattttcctttgaaAACCTCCTCAATATAAGTAGTTACATCTGTGCTCCCAATACTCCTCCACAAACACCACATATACAAGTTATACATGagaaaaaccaaggctcagagtcTAACAACCTGCCTATGAAGACATAATTATTAAGCAGTTCATTTGATTGTAAAAAGTCtgtgttttcctcatttttacaTTACCTAACCTTTCGACAGTAtctaaaattatcattttaattttcattttcaaatactttACCTGTTCTATTAAGGACACAGTTTTGAATGTAAGAATATCAGGAAAGTGTTTGCATGGTTTGttttttcatgaaaaatgttCTGATTATCATAGAGTGGTTACAAACCCTAACACACACTCGGAAAATATCTGGCCTAATTGTGCTAACGCAGTGCGTTCTGCTTGCCCTTTGCAGCCTGAGGTATCCTTctgccatttttaagtgtagcaATAAAGGACGTGGAAATCAAGAGCTGGATGTGTCCACAGTCTTAACAGCGTGCTGATGGAATTTTATCAACTTATTTAGGTCTGTTCAGGTAACTTTTTTGCTTCCATGTACAAAGAACAGTGCTTAATGTAGACTGCTATGAAAgcattattttccatttgcatgtGGCTTCCACATTCCCCAGACCATCTAGTTACACAGATGATTTTTAACAGTAACTCTTAAAATTAAAAGTCGGCTTTGCATTTTCCTTCTCTCAGAAATTTTACAATCAATCTCCTGTCCTAGGTAATCACAAGTCACAGATATTTAGCAGCCACATCTCTCCCCGTGacagcaaaaggaagaaattgattttGTGACAAAATATACTTGGAAATCAAATTCAAGActcacttttaaaatagaaatgaaaccaCTGACTACCAAATGTGTTTTGGTAGCCCCTCTTAGattccaaacttctaaataacttTCCCACATTAATTCAGACTTAAGtttcaggaaataaaataattattaatttaaacatAGATCCCTATACAAACAAGTACTATGTTTACAATGCACCAGTCCACTAAAATCAACAAGACAtagattatgagaactacaaccCAAACCAAGTAAACTAGCACTCACCATTTGCCCATTCCCCATCCAGTGACAGTAAACATCCTATTGGAATCTGCTACGAAAACAAAGGCTTTACCAACCTAATGTCAAGGCAAACAGTAGTAAATACCTACTTGATACTACTAACCAGTGGTATCATTTTCATTCCTTAGAGTCTAAACACTACTAAATGTTggcattttttccttcaaaagaaACCTTCAAGATGACACCATTATAATATAGCTCTTTACGTggtaattttcaagaaaaatagtTTACTAGGCGCTATTTCACATTGACTTGAAATGTTTTAAGCCACAAACCATCTGAATTAAAAGGAATACAGATATTCtactatttagaaaaaaaaagcccgAGTTTCCTATACTTTATGTTAAATGCCATCCCCCCCAAACTAAGCGCTACACAAAATCAAAGCCCCATAAATTTAAGCTGCCATAGTCCTGAAGTCAAGGTAATAAAATTACGTCTACTCTGTAAATCATACAAAGTAGAAAATTAAGGAACACATATTTTCAGCACCAAGAATGTATTAATTAGGAACATAGTTAGGTCTCTCTTAAAAGGGGTGCTGTAAGTTGTAATAGCTGGTGGCATACCTTAAGTTCTCTGAAGAAGATACTACTCCTGGCCCACTCGACAATGGAGAAGAGAGTTTGATCTGCCATTTTGCACATAAGCCCAAAGGTGCTCAGCTTTTCATGCTTGCTTCGGTTAGCCTGCTCTTGCTGCAAATAGGCCATGATTTTAGCCTGGACTTGAGGCTCATCTGGCTCACACTTCAAAAGTTCCAGTATCAGATGTGGGATGCTTGCTGGAGAGCTCGTCTGGTAACTATCCATATATGAATAGCCCATTATGGACTCGGGTGAGCTGGTATAGGGGTCTGGGTACTCAGACTTGATGGCCCGGCTAGGAAAGTGGCCATATGTTTGGTAACCTTGCAGGCTGCCGTGAGGGGGCATTGTCATGCTAATGGGGGATGTTACAAAGGGACTTCTGTCGTAGTCTGTAGGAGGCAAGGCAGCATGGTTCAGAGGTAGGCCTTTGGAGGCAGAGTGGATGTTTTGAATTGCAGAGGAAATGGTCAGGTCAGAGGGCATAGCTTGGATCACCTGAGACATGGCTTCTAGCTTAAGTCCATTGGCTCTGATGAGGGCTTTTTTCTGTTGCTTCAGGGCCCTGTCTCTCTTGTACATTGGCCCAAACTTATTCCTTCCTCCACGCATTCGGTCGGCCCTTACAGCTGTTGAGGGTGGtgtggggggaaggaaggaaaggtatAAATAAGGTGCAAATTATTAGCATTCTTCAgatatttagaaatgtaaatcGACAAGAAGTGGTATGTGTGTGGTTGTTTTCGTTACAATAGCCCACAAAGATTTCCCAAAAAACCATGTCCTCTTTATTTATGAATTCCTTCCTCCAAGTGTGTGTCGTcatcaaaaaaatattttggccacATAGGGACATATTAACCCTTTTGTGGATGGAGGATAGTTCATAATTTTTGTTAGACATAGAAATATTTCACATAGGcgtggtgcggtggctcacacctgtaatccctgcactttgggaggccaaggcgggtggatcacctgaggtcaggagttcaagaccagcctggccaacatgatgaaaccccatctctactaaagacacaaaaaattagccaggcgtagtggtgggtgcctgtaatcccagttattcaggaggctgagacaggagaatcgcttgaacccgggaggtggaggttgcagtgagccaagatcgcaccactgcactccagcctgggcaacaagagcgaaactcctgtctcaaaaaaaaaaaaagaaaagaaatacttcaCATTGCTAAGAAAGAGTATCAGTCGTTCTACTAAGAGTATATGCTTTTATTATGCCAGTTCCTTATGGAAACCCAAACTgctttggggttttcttttgTGGGGGTGTGGAACTGAGTTACCCAATTTTGGATTAAATTGTGAATACTTTCCCACAAGATACCTTCCTCCCTGAAAGCCATTTTGGCCAACTTGTTGCAATAACAAAAGGGGTGGGGACATGTTCTTCTTGGAAAATCATTTTCACCTGGACTTGATGAGCCCACATCAGATGACCACCAGTTACTGCTTTTAATTTAAGTAGAATTGgacataattaaaacaaattcatTTCAGAAGCTGTCAAGAGAGTCTTCTGCCACAGTGATGTGTGGAGTCTGCGGCCATGACTAATAAGTTAGTTAGCAGTTCCCTCTAAGTCCATAGTGGCCAATGGCAATTAGACAGAAACTAGAGACCTCTGATAGTTTGTGACATATTGAACTTGCTGGAGGTTAAGTTTTTGAGCTTTTTATCTTAGGATTAGTATCACattaaaaatttattgtaaaTTCTAGGTATACAGAATATTGCACAAGATTATAAAGAGTTTTCCAGCTGGatgataatttattgaatattcagTTGTTTCATATCACTCCTAAGGAAGCATGAGCATGTACCACAACTGATTTACAATTGTGAAagcttaacttaaaaaaaaaaaagaaagtttaattatTTAAGGTAAAGAAATGCAGCCTTATTATTTTTGTCAAAAAGGAATTAAATGGCATCATGCAAAATCACAACATTTACTTATCTTCTGAGTCTCTTACTGTAGTAAGCATCTACCACAATATTTTGCTATTTGGGAAATAATAGTGATTGgtaataagaaaattaataagcatcaattatttcttttcatgatCTCTTAAAAATGATACTGACATTAACAGTCCTCATAATAACCAAAGTGGCTACCTCTATTTGGAAGAAGCGTGTTAGCTATTCAGCagatttatatgattttttttttttagtatttctatCAAGTATGAGTTCCATATAACAGAAAAGTTCCAAATAAAAATAGCCTGTGCCTCATTGATCAAATAAAATGCACTCTTGTATCTAGCACCATCGGTGATATGTATCCCTGTTATTGCTTTATTTGCAATATATTTAATCCATGGAAAGCAAGTAGGTCAGAGGCTAGAAAGCAGCAACATACCATAGTAGTCCATGAACTACAAATTATTTACAGCAGTCACATATTAACTTTACTGCCTGCCAATCTGTACATTGTAGTATAGGGTCTGCTCTTTCAACAAAGTTCAAGTGTGGCTTTTCAGGAGCCACTTTCTTGTTCTTTTCAGACCTTTGCTAATGATTTAAtagttcattatttttcatgtttcttgattctcaattttttattttgcagcCTCAGtcattatctttttataaaatatatttctacacTATCAAAGATAATATCCTACATGAGAAACTCCTTTTCACCATTAAAGGCTTTAACTCTTAAGAATCATGAAATTAGTAGTTAACACTTATGACAAGCACAcctcttttaaaaagaattgaaatcaaacTTTTCCTAGGGTATCTTGATTTAAAAACTCAaagaatattttacttttaatagttttacaaattattcttattttcagtTGGATTGCTTTAGTCTTATTTTCATAACCtgatctttttcccttttttgtgtcTAATGCATCTGCTCCCCAGACTAAAAAAAAGGGGGTGGGCAGGGGAAAGacaactaatattttaaatttttttcctagtaGATTTCACCATGATTAAATGAGACTCAGACTATTCTGCAGATGAAACATAGAAAGATCTTACAGTATTGTTGGTAGTGTTAAAATGCTGGGAAAATAATGTTACCATGCTATAAGTACAATGTTGTTTTAAAGTCCATGTCCTTGGAGAGTTTTAATAGGCAGTAGTCTTTAGAAGAATCTTACCTTCTAGCTTCATTCCAACACTTAGACATTTTTGAAAACGACAGTAAGGACAACGCTTTCTCTGTGTTTTGTCAATTTGGCAGTTCTGGTTTTCTATACATGTGtaccttttattattttggaCTGTTCGCTTAAAAAATCCCTATAAGACAGAGAAAATAGTGAGACATATTATAAATCTAACACCCGTCTTTTCCAttgtttcattttaagaaaatcacCAGTAAATCCTTTCATTGCACTATTTGAGCCCTTATGTGGTTCTGtggtttattttacatttcagcAACATCAACCTTCCCAAACTGTGCCAGGCCATGGTGCAGATTTTTCTGGCATCAGTTTTATTCTTGAAGAATTACGTCAAATCCTGGGGAGATTTGGCTACACATCATTTTATCGCAACAGTCAGAAAAAATACACTCTATatagataaatttttttaaaatctattttcctaTTATCCCATATGTTCCTGATAGAGGTACTCATGAAGTCCTGGCATTGTTTTTAAGTAGTCTGATATAATTTCAGTGATAAACCATTGCAAAATGCCAGTGGAAAAAACTGAATAGCAAAAcacctcagaattttttttttttttaacaaatgtcaACACTGGATAGTTAAAAGCAAAAGGATTTAAAGAGTAAAATGGGAAAATGCTCATAATTCCACTGGAATACATTCAAGTATGGGAACTGTtcttaaaaaggcaaaactaatgGAAGGAAAAAGCATGTATCACAGATAGCTGAATTGTAGCACACAGGGTATGAGCTttccttatattttatataaaagaattaatcaaaaataaaatgtgtagctttataatataatAAGAGATTTACCAGGATAGTACTCATATTTAACCCACTTGCCACAAAGAGAAACATTCTTACTTTGTTATAGAGAATGGAGGGATTTTCCTGGTGGTGGTTTGAGTAATTGTACTGAGTTTtccacttaaaaacaaaaacaaacaaacaaaaaaaactttgaaaaatagtgAATATTGAATTTACTGGGAATGTATTAAAAAGTCCTGAGATAAattcttaaagtataatttatatttttggtaacaatatagcatattttacatattaaaatccATGCACTTAAATAGGtcatatgatatatttataaaaattattatattaaaaactaaaatctgATTTCTTGGTCTTTAtgatataaatttcaaaaaatccttaaaattattttggaataaaTCAAGATGAAATCACACAGTTGGGAATTTAGGCTTTTATGTCTGTGGATAAA is a window encoding:
- the NR5A2 gene encoding nuclear receptor subfamily 5 group A member 2 isoform X1, giving the protein MSSNSDTGDLQESLKHGLTPIVSQFKMVNYSYDEDLEELCPVCGDKVSGYHYGLLTCESCKGFFKRTVQNNKRYTCIENQNCQIDKTQRKRCPYCRFQKCLSVGMKLEAVRADRMRGGRNKFGPMYKRDRALKQQKKALIRANGLKLEAMSQVIQAMPSDLTISSAIQNIHSASKGLPLNHAALPPTDYDRSPFVTSPISMTMPPHGSLQGYQTYGHFPSRAIKSEYPDPYTSSPESIMGYSYMDSYQTSSPASIPHLILELLKCEPDEPQVQAKIMAYLQQEQANRSKHEKLSTFGLMCKMADQTLFSIVEWARSSIFFRELKVDDQMKLLQNCWSELLILDHIYRQVVHGKEGSIFLVTGQQVDYSIIASQAGATLNNLMSHAQELVAKLRSLQFDQREFVCLKFLVLFSLDVKNLENFQLVEGVQEQVNAALLDYTMCNYPQQTEKFGQLLLRLPEIRAISMQAEEYLYYKHLNGDVPYNNLLIEMLHAKRA
- the NR5A2 gene encoding nuclear receptor subfamily 5 group A member 2 isoform X2, encoding MLPKVETEALGLARSHGEQGQMPENMQVSQFKMVNYSYDEDLEELCPVCGDKVSGYHYGLLTCESCKGFFKRTVQNNKRYTCIENQNCQIDKTQRKRCPYCRFQKCLSVGMKLEAVRADRMRGGRNKFGPMYKRDRALKQQKKALIRANGLKLEAMSQVIQAMPSDLTISSAIQNIHSASKGLPLNHAALPPTDYDRSPFVTSPISMTMPPHGSLQGYQTYGHFPSRAIKSEYPDPYTSSPESIMGYSYMDSYQTSSPASIPHLILELLKCEPDEPQVQAKIMAYLQQEQANRSKHEKLSTFGLMCKMADQTLFSIVEWARSSIFFRELKVDDQMKLLQNCWSELLILDHIYRQVVHGKEGSIFLVTGQQVDYSIIASQAGATLNNLMSHAQELVAKLRSLQFDQREFVCLKFLVLFSLDVKNLENFQLVEGVQEQVNAALLDYTMCNYPQQTEKFGQLLLRLPEIRAISMQAEEYLYYKHLNGDVPYNNLLIEMLHAKRA